Genomic segment of Cervus elaphus chromosome 15, mCerEla1.1, whole genome shotgun sequence:
CTCTTTCTGCATTGTGCAACATAcctaaaaaaataagcaaactgaGAAAAACTACTTCTAGAGTTAAAAACATATAGACATTTTATAGTGGCAAGTATGATTTATTCTCTCTTGTAGCCACAAACACATTTTGAAACTTTTACTAATTATGGAAATTCTTCTTGAATACAGAAATGAACACACAAAACCACAAAACCCCtgcttttctttaacttttaccCATTGTTACGGACTACCTGAATGAGTAACATTAGTAGTTAAATGGAAGGTAATTTTCATTAGGTTTTCAATTTTGTCTCCAGATGACAGAAGGGTGATATATGGGTCATAGCCACACTATTCTGTAATTCTCTTCTAAaagtgagactttttttttccatttatttttattagttggaggctaattactttacaatattgtagtggtttttgtcactgacatgaatcagccatggatttaaagGAAGTTTCTGTGAAAAGGAATActtttttcaactattatcttgTTATAGGCAAATATCTAATACAGTCATATCTTGGAGATGGTGTGGGTTGTTTCAGGCCACCACCAAAAAGTACACAAATTTTCCtctttcccagtgcatataaaagttacatttacactATAATGCAGTCTAGAgtgtgcaacagcattatgtctaaaaaacaatacacatatcttaatttaaaaatagtttactgctaaaaaaaaaaaggctgaccATCACCTCAGCCTTCAGTGATTTACAATCTTTTTACAATAGTAACTTCAAAGACCACTTTTTCAGATCACTAAAACAAGTATAATAACAATGGAAAAGTGTGAGTTACCAAAATATgacagacatgaagtgagcaaatattGGGAAAATGGTGCCAACACCCTCCTGACACAGAGTTaccacaaaccttcaagttgtttttttaaaaaaaaaaaaaaaggcagtatctgcaaagcagagTAAAACAAGGTATGCGTGTATTAGAAATCCAgttttagtgtatagaaatggtCAAAATTCTGAACAACTACTAAAGTACACAATGGGTTTTTGCCAACATGAGTGCTATGTAAAAACATATTTCTACAAGCctcttgaaaaaagaaatagacctTCTCTCATTTCCTCTTACCAGTACTTCTGAAATGTAGAAATGAAGTCCGTGAGCACATTACACTAGGGCAAATGAATGAAATCGAAGATGCCTTTAAGCTCTCTAATTCTTAGAGAACAGTGCAAGAACATGTAGCCCATTTTACTTGAGataaaaagtaattaatttaCTTACCACTATTATTGTTGCTTTGCAACttcaatttacttttttctttggcACTCCTGCTGAGAATCCCATTGGGTTTTAAATCTTCTTCCATTTCACCTTTTCTCTTTTGaagatcattttgcttttttttgtaaGTTGGTTTAGGTTGCCTTTTAGTCCTTTGCTCCgatttgctttcactttcatctgaaTCTCCACTTTCTGAGCCAGATTCATAAGTTCGTTTGGCTTTTCTTCTATTTACTTTATCATCTTTTACATATTTATCAACTATGATCTTACTATCTACACTATTTTGTAGATCATTAGATGTAGAGGCTATTAAATTGACAGAACATGGCTTAATAATTTCTGATACAGAACTCCctgaattttccattttattagtatttttatcttcttctgaATGTCTCGTAAGCCAGGCTTTTTTCAGTTTAGTATGGTAGTTTGGTTGACTTGTCTGGGACGCTTGCCCATTTCCTACAGAGTCTGCTTTGTTTATTGTACTACAGACTACAGTGCTATCTAAGAGATGGGAGGCTGAAGATGTCTGATTTTTCGCAGCATTAGGCTCAGTCTCACTGACATTACTACTTTTATACTGAGCTGCAGCCAACGCTGCCTTGTGCttctttaaatgaataaaatcagttGTGCCTGAAAACCCGGAGCTGGGCTGCACAGCACTTCCTGTCTTACTGCTGGCTGGTGTAACTGGAGCTGCGATGCTGACCGTGCATTCTTGTGTGTGAGCCACTGAATGACTGACGCTTTTTGAAGAGGTACATTCTAAGGATTTAGAGGCCAAAATGGTATTTGATAATGAGTAAATTATTTCTGACCCACCCCAGCTGGAAACACTGGGGGCAGTGGCGGCAGATGTGAACGCATCCGTTTTGGTATTACACACTGTATTCacagcagacatgactgaactgggCACAGTGCCCTGTGAGACAGCCTGAAAGTTTTTTTCGGATTTTATGTGAGCACTGTCTGAATTCACACTTGGCAGAATGATTCTTCCACTCTCTCCAGCTTCTGCTGGTTTGAGGCAATCTGTCTGATTTGCCCCAAGTGAAGATCTTTCACTAACTCGATCTTTGGAAGCTAACTGCATTGCTGGCACACTATCAAGTTTCGTACTAGAAGGTGGACGTACAATGACAGATGCCATAGCAGCCTGTGACTTTCCGCTGCTTTTCTCTACATGCCATTCAGCTTTCTCTTTGCTGAGGTTATTATTAGATTTCCACATTTCTGTCAAACTCTGTTCAGTAGAACTCTTAAAACTTGCCTGAGTATCTTTTGGCTCAGGAATCAGTGTTGGAGGCTTTTGTGATTCTTGAACTTTGCCACCAGCATTTACAGGCATCACTGGAGTTAACGTTGGAGGGGAAAGGCTACTATAgctgctttcctttctttccaggcTATGATGGATCGGTGGGTGAAATACCGGTGCTCTATGTAAAGCAGGCATACTCCGGAGTGTATTTGTAGACGAAACTGTCAAATGAGTAGGACTCCTACAGTCATTTCTGAAAGTTGTTACTGAGTGAGAAGCAATTTGATGGGAAAGATGTTCTGGTACCTTGCCTACTAAACCTTCACTTTCTGGCTGATGTTTTATCAAAGGTGGAGGCTTTGAAAGAGATGATATAAATGAAGTCAGAGTTTGAGGATTAGCTGCTGTTGCAAGGGTATTACTCTGTTTTTCAGTGTAAATATTTGAAATCTCTTTGGATGGGTATGACCTTGGTGGTTCATTGACTACACTATTAGACAATGTAGTGAAATAGTTACTTTGAGGCAAACTCTGAGGCACTGAGTGCTTCATTTTATAAAGATCTGATTctatatccttgtcttgtttgatGACATGGCTCTTAGGGCTAGAAGATGACGATGCTACCCTGGAATAGTTATCTCTATCACACTCAAGACCCTTGATTTTAGTTGTAAAGGGAGCAACATCAATACTTTCTTGAAGAATGCGACGGTGTTCCTCCTTATATTTGTTTAATCTCTCTCCAGTTTCCTGCGGTGGTCTCTGTAATTGATTCAATACAGGATCCACAAAATGCCTATGCAAGTGACCATCTTTTCCAGTCTGTGACCTATTTAGATCCAGGTCATTTTTGGCTGATGTGGATGCAACAGAACGCAATGGTTCAATAAAAGCTTTCCTCTCCAATTCTCTGCAAAGAAAATACACGAAGGTTTCTGTAAACACTTTTTCTTGTATGATACAAATATAGCTTCTATGCATTACTATTGTATCGTAAGAGTGAAACATGACTTTGCAAGTGCTGTAATACTAAGAAAATTAGAAGGGATATAAAAccagaataataataattattaagcCTAGTTTTAAGACATTTGTTAAAAACACCTACTtataaacaattaagaaaaactataaaagataTGTTTTAAGCATTGGCGAACTTACTCTTTATGGTGATCTACTAAACATTTTGTCAATGGTGGACTGGAATGTGCTGTGATTTTAAGAGGCCGATGAGGTTCTGCACTGGAAGGTCTGACAGGAATGTGACTAAGTAATCCAATACCATCTGCTGAGGTCACAGGGGTAGGTTGATGTAACCAAGGACTGGgagaattctatttaaaaaaaaaaagaaaagaaaatccttcaGTTACTAGAAAAAGCTAAACACAATATCAAAGTAGGACTTTATATTTATGAAGTATGTGACtttcagtaaatatattttatgagaaATATTGAGACAACTACCATAGTTATATGGATTTTTCCATATGATGAAGAAAGTTAATCAGCATTAAAACAGTTTTGtccaggggattccctggtggtccagtggttatctgtgcttccactgcaggggggaaTGGGTCTGATTCTTGGTTGGGGAACGAATATCTCACATGCCAGGAGGTGCTGgcaaaaaaatttatttccagaAATTTGTTATTATTTACTGATTGCAGATCTTGAAGCCACTGCCTTTACCTTACAAATGACGTATGGAAAACCTAGCTTTTATGATTTCCTAATGTTATAACACCAAAAGACTATATTGCTActagtagaaaaagaaaacatgttgcTGAAATACATTTCACCAGATTTCATCAGGTTTATTTGCCAATTTTTTACTGTCAAAAGTAGTTTTTCCAATGTCATAATTCATTTAGATTGGgcacaaaaattatattttcaaggcCCATTTATACTCCATTTCACTTTAAGCATGAAACCTGGAGGTGTGGAGGTACAATAcaacaaaattcatttttaatagtaACATGCTGCCTTTCTCATAGTGAGTATCTGGTGACACTGATGTCTATGTTGAGACTTACAACTATCTAATCACATGCTTCAAGACTGTTTCTAACTATGACTCACTAAAACTCTTCCAGAACATGCTTTGTTGAGTTATACTGTATTGAGTCTGATATCGGGAAATCCTTTGGCTTTAACAAAGTGAATAAATTTGACATCTCAAAATGAGAATGTGAAAACAATATATCACACCAAAGATATGCTGCTATAAAATTTCTTAGACTAAAAATATACACCATAAACctcacataagaaaaaaaaaaaagtaaatacacacacacacacacacacacacacacactgctgctgctgctaagtcgcttcagtcgtgtccgactctgtgcgaccccatagacggcagccctccaggctctgccgtttctgggattctccaagcaagaacactggatgggttgccatttccttctccaatgcatgaaagtgaaaagtgaaagtgaagtcactcagttgtgtctgactctctgcgaccccatggactgcagcgtaccaggctcctccatccatgggatttcccagccaagagtactggagtgggttgccattgccttctctgataaacACATTAAGATCATTCAAATATATGTGTAAAAGGTTTCAATTTTACAAGATCCAGAAATCTGAAGTTATACAGATTACAAGAGTTATTggtatatacctatatatacataaaacagaatacTGCACAGCTTAAAAAAGGGAATCCTATTACATGCTACAAGGATGAACTCTGACAACATTATGCTACAGGAAATACTGTATGAGTTCACTACATGaagtatataaaacagacaatcatagaaacagaaagtagaggtGGGTGTTAAGAACTAGGGGGAAAGGGAATTAATGTTTCATGGgcagaatttcagttttgcaagatgaaaaagttccagAGATCTGTTGTATAGCAATgggaatatacttaacactactaaaccgtacactttaaaatggttaaataaatttaatgtgtggcttttatcacaataaaaataaatgttaaaaaatgtgttttagaAGATTTTAGAGGATACTTAAAGTGCATCCTGGTCCACGTAAAGGATTAAGTTGTTTCTTGGAGTTTAGCAGTGATCCCCAATCTCCCATTTTTTAGAATGGGGTTGGTAATGCCCTCAACAACCATTTCTTAGCATGAAAATTAATTTGGTTACCAAAACCACACAGCCCATGAAGGAATAAAAGCCCTGCACCACCATCTTCAGGAATACTCTGTCAGGCAGAAAGAATATCAGTCCCATCTTCACTCCCAAATATCAGGAATCTCCAACATTAGTGGCCTTAAGAGAACAAGGGGCTTAGGCATAGCTTGTAGTATACATCAGTGACATATCAGCTGGGAAATataacaatttttcttttaagaattacTTGGTTATACATAGCAAAAgtgttataattttatataaattttatatccaGAAGTTTCACTTCGAGGAATTTACCTGAGCAAAAATGACTATGGGTATATACCATAATTAATTATGAAGACACTCATTTTTCATAATAGGAATTTTAGCAACACTTTAAGTTTACTTCTTtcaattggcttaaaaaaaaaaaacaaaacaaaacaggattttCTGAGATTTCAGCTTTACAGTTCCAAAGTTACTAAGCATCAAAACTTCCATAACCATtacaaaaataattgtttaaaaaattctagCATGGGTTtctctgatgactcagtggtaaagaattcacctgccaatgcaggagacaggggtttgatccctggtccaggaagaccccacctgctaaggagcaattaagcccatgcgccacaactactgggcttccctggtggctcagctggtaaagaatcagcctgcaatgtgggagacctgggttcaatctctaggtggggaagatcccctggagaagggaaaggctacccactccagtattctggcctggcgaattccatggactgaatagttggacaagactgagtgacttttattttcaccacaactattgagcctgcgctgTAAagtctgggagccacaactactgaagcctgagcacccttaaagcctgtgcttcacaacaagagaagccactggaatgagaagcctgcacaccacaactacgaagtagcccctgctctccacaaaaGTCCATGAAGCaacgaagagccagcacagccataaataagtaaaagtatatgtatataaaattctagCACATTTTTGTAGTAAGAAATCTAAAAACAATTAATGGGATACTGAAAAAAGCACCTATATATATGTTGATTAATAAAAATGAGACATATGGTAAACCACAGCTTAACTTACCCTCCTTAAAGAAGGTTCAGCATTAACCGCATTTTCTGGGTGAACCCACTTAGAATGCAGACCAAGTCCTGAGTATGCATGTGTTCCATTTGGATATTGCCAAATAATTGGATAAAGTCCAAGCTGATTATATGAAGCAGATGGATGGGCTTGTCCGAGAAGATGAGGTGACTGGTGCTGTAAcaactgttgctgctgctggtgTGCTAATGCTAAGTGGCTCAAGCTGCTGGCATGAGCAGTCTCTAGTCGTGGGTGGCCACCAAGTAAGGAGGCAGTAGGCACTCCGGGTAACACAGCAGGAAGTAAATGAGGGTGATGAACAGAATGGTGTGGACCACTAGTCAGAGGATGAGTATTAATGGTAGGTAATGGAGTTTGACTGGATGACCCAGCCAGTAAGTGGGGTGCAGGAGTTAAGGCAGGATGATGGGTACCTGGATTTAAACATGTTCTATGGGATgaagaatgaagaggaaaaggaTGCTGGCCTAAGAAAGGTGAAATGTGGTTAGCTCCTGTATCTGACCCAATAAGTGCAGGATCTCTGTAAActgtaaaatgttcatttttatcaaTTATTAGAGGGCTTTTTGTAGTTTCTAATGTACTGCCTCTAGTAGGAACCGGGTGAAAACTGCATCTTGATAACTCATGTTCTATCTTATTTGCTGGTCTTCTTTCACCAGCAGCTTGGCTGTTTGCATAAGTGGCTTTAGACTTTACAGAATCAGGGGAATGGTTGACTTTAGGCTTAACAACTTCAGGTGAGGGATTGGATTTTGTCTTGTGAGCATCTACGGAAATATTAAGTTtagattttatagtttctggggGTGGACTTCGCTTATGCAGCTTATCTTCCGTGACAGAAACGGCACTTAGAGAAGGTAAGTAAGAGACatactgatttttctctttttccatacTCAAGTTTTCATTTCCTGAAGAAGCATTCCTTACATTTGATTGGGTTAAATCTACTTTAACTACATCACTGACCCAGTTCTGGTCAGAATCTTGGTTTCCTGTTTCCAAGTATTTTGTATTTGCCACTGAATGTTTTGAATCACTAACACTAGGATCCATTTTCTGAAGTGTTTGAAGGCCAAAGGTACTACTTGAGGTCTCCTGAGCCACCTTTTCTGTGTTAGTGTCATTTGTAATATCAATAACACATTTTGGAGTGGGCGGTCTGGATACAAACTTCTCCTTTGGTAATaattccactgtgtgtgtcttCTCTGTATTATGTTCCTGAAGAAGTAAATCACTAGAATTATGATCAGAAAGTGTGGCCTGTTCTGATGAATGGATAATCATCTTTTCTTGACGCTGAAAGTCAACAGacttctgtttctctgtttcttcatgtttttcatctTCCTGTATTTGATCCCAGGGATGCTGGCTATCTATTAGtgtctcttctcctgccttctcatTATTCTGAGATTTTCCTTCTTCTCCGTTTATCtttgaagtgtttttatttttcaactcatTCTCTGGCTTCTGCTCTGAGGAATTACTTATTATTCTCTTATTTGAATTTTCTGAGTCACTACTCTCAGAAAAGTCTGAAACATTATCAGTTCGCAGTCTTTTcatatttagtttcttttcatcctcctcagctttccttcttttgttcATCACCTGTTTTTTACCTTTAGGATTTtctaggagattaaaaaaaaaagaacagttttaCCTTTCATATCAATAttaaataagcatattttaaatgaatttttgttttatcttttcccaTGCCCTTAAAAGTTGGTGGG
This window contains:
- the JMJD1C gene encoding probable JmjC domain-containing histone demethylation protein 2C isoform X2, with amino-acid sequence MQGPYSLNGYRVRVYRQDSATQWFTGIITHHDLFTRTMIVMNDQVLEPQNVDPSMVQMTFLDDVVHSLLKGENIGITSRRRSRASQNSNTVHGHYTRAQANSPRPAMNSQTAVPKQNSHQQQRNIRPNKRKGSDSSIPDEEKMKEEKYDYIARGENPKGKKQVMNKRRKAEEDEKKLNMKRLRTDNVSDFSESSDSENSNKRIISNSSEQKPENELKNKNTSKINGEEGKSQNNEKAGEETLIDSQHPWDQIQEDEKHEETEKQKSVDFQRQEKMIIHSSEQATLSDHNSSDLLLQEHNTEKTHTVELLPKEKFVSRPPTPKCVIDITNDTNTEKVAQETSSSTFGLQTLQKMDPSVSDSKHSVANTKYLETGNQDSDQNWVSDVVKVDLTQSNVRNASSGNENLSMEKEKNQYVSYLPSLSAVSVTEDKLHKRSPPPETIKSKLNISVDAHKTKSNPSPEVVKPKVNHSPDSVKSKATYANSQAAGERRPANKIEHELSRCSFHPVPTRGSTLETTKSPLIIDKNEHFTVYRDPALIGSDTGANHISPFLGQHPFPLHSSSHRTCLNPGTHHPALTPAPHLLAGSSSQTPLPTINTHPLTSGPHHSVHHPHLLPAVLPGVPTASLLGGHPRLETAHASSLSHLALAHQQQQQLLQHQSPHLLGQAHPSASYNQLGLYPIIWQYPNGTHAYSGLGLHSKWVHPENAVNAEPSLRRNSPSPWLHQPTPVTSADGIGLLSHIPVRPSSAEPHRPLKITAHSSPPLTKCLVDHHKEELERKAFIEPLRSVASTSAKNDLDLNRSQTGKDGHLHRHFVDPVLNQLQRPPQETGERLNKYKEEHRRILQESIDVAPFTTKIKGLECDRDNYSRVASSSSSPKSHVIKQDKDIESDLYKMKHSVPQSLPQSNYFTTLSNSVVNEPPRSYPSKEISNIYTEKQSNTLATAANPQTLTSFISSLSKPPPLIKHQPESEGLVGKVPEHLSHQIASHSVTTFRNDCRSPTHLTVSSTNTLRSMPALHRAPVFHPPIHHSLERKESSYSSLSPPTLTPVMPVNAGGKVQESQKPPTLIPEPKDTQASFKSSTEQSLTEMWKSNNNLSKEKAEWHVEKSSGKSQAAMASVIVRPPSSTKLDSVPAMQLASKDRVSERSSLGANQTDCLKPAEAGESGRIILPSVNSDSAHIKSEKNFQAVSQGTVPSSVMSAVNTVCNTKTDAFTSAATAPSVSSWGGSEIIYSLSNTILASKSLECTSSKSVSHSVAHTQECTVSIAAPVTPASSKTGSAVQPSSGFSGTTDFIHLKKHKAALAAAQYKSSNVSETEPNAAKNQTSSASHLLDSTVVCSTINKADSVGNGQASQTSQPNYHTKLKKAWLTRHSEEDKNTNKMENSGSSVSEIIKPCSVNLIASTSNDLQNSVDSKIIVDKYVKDDKVNRRKAKRTYESGSESGDSDESESKSEQRTKRQPKPTYKKKQNDLQKRKGEMEEDLKPNGILSRSAKEKSKLKLQSNNNSAGIPRSVLKDWRKVKKLKQTGESFLQDDSCCEIGPNLQKCRECRLIRSKKGEEPAHSPVFCRFYYFRRLSFSKNGVVRIDGFSSPDQYDDEAMSLWTHENYEDDELDIETSKYILDIIGDKFCQLVTSEKTALSWVKKDAKIAWKRAVRGVREMCDACEATLFNIHWVCQKCGFVVCLDCYKAKERKSSRDKELYAWMKCVKGQPHDHKHLMPTQIIPGSVLTDLLDAMHTLREKYGIKSHCHCTNKQNIQVGNFSPMNGVSQVLQNVLNHSNKISLCMPESQQQSAPQKPESNGSSSPGSDVSTDSKLAPPESQSPLHWLADLAEQKAREEKKENKEFALEKQIKEEREQDDPDSPNSRTSPPVSQNNEQGSTLRDLLTTTAGKLRVGSTDAGIAFAPVYSMGTPSGKSGRTMPNILDDIIASVVENKIPPNKASKINVKSEFKEEPKESRKSATDANNRSYSDIPHSWICEKHILWLKDYKNINNWKLFKECWKYGQPAVVSGVHKKMNISLWKADSISLDFGDHQADLLNCKDSIISNANVKEFWDGFEEVSKRQKTKSGETVVLKLKDCPSGEDFKTMMPARYEDLLKSLPLPEYCNPEGRFNLASHLPGFFVRPDLGPRLCSAYGVAAAKDHDIGTTNLHVEVSDVVNILVYVGIAKGNGILSKAGILKKFEEEDLDDILRKRLKDSSEIPGALWHIYAGKDVDKIREFLQKISKEQGLEVLPEHDPIRDQSWYVNRKLRQRLLEEYGVKTCTLVQFLGDAIVLPAGALHQVQNFHSCIQVTEDFVSPEHLVQSFHLTQELRLLKEEINYDDKLQVKNILYHAVKEMVRALKIHEDEVEAMEEN
- the JMJD1C gene encoding probable JmjC domain-containing histone demethylation protein 2C isoform X4 yields the protein MNSQTAVPKQNSHQQQRNIRPNKRKGSDSSIPDEEKMKEEKYDYIARGENPKGKKQVMNKRRKAEEDEKKLNMKRLRTDNVSDFSESSDSENSNKRIISNSSEQKPENELKNKNTSKINGEEGKSQNNEKAGEETLIDSQHPWDQIQEDEKHEETEKQKSVDFQRQEKMIIHSSEQATLSDHNSSDLLLQEHNTEKTHTVELLPKEKFVSRPPTPKCVIDITNDTNTEKVAQETSSSTFGLQTLQKMDPSVSDSKHSVANTKYLETGNQDSDQNWVSDVVKVDLTQSNVRNASSGNENLSMEKEKNQYVSYLPSLSAVSVTEDKLHKRSPPPETIKSKLNISVDAHKTKSNPSPEVVKPKVNHSPDSVKSKATYANSQAAGERRPANKIEHELSRCSFHPVPTRGSTLETTKSPLIIDKNEHFTVYRDPALIGSDTGANHISPFLGQHPFPLHSSSHRTCLNPGTHHPALTPAPHLLAGSSSQTPLPTINTHPLTSGPHHSVHHPHLLPAVLPGVPTASLLGGHPRLETAHASSLSHLALAHQQQQQLLQHQSPHLLGQAHPSASYNQLGLYPIIWQYPNGTHAYSGLGLHSKWVHPENAVNAEPSLRRNSPSPWLHQPTPVTSADGIGLLSHIPVRPSSAEPHRPLKITAHSSPPLTKCLVDHHKEELERKAFIEPLRSVASTSAKNDLDLNRSQTGKDGHLHRHFVDPVLNQLQRPPQETGERLNKYKEEHRRILQESIDVAPFTTKIKGLECDRDNYSRVASSSSSPKSHVIKQDKDIESDLYKMKHSVPQSLPQSNYFTTLSNSVVNEPPRSYPSKEISNIYTEKQSNTLATAANPQTLTSFISSLSKPPPLIKHQPESEGLVGKVPEHLSHQIASHSVTTFRNDCRSPTHLTVSSTNTLRSMPALHRAPVFHPPIHHSLERKESSYSSLSPPTLTPVMPVNAGGKVQESQKPPTLIPEPKDTQASFKSSTEQSLTEMWKSNNNLSKEKAEWHVEKSSGKSQAAMASVIVRPPSSTKLDSVPAMQLASKDRVSERSSLGANQTDCLKPAEAGESGRIILPSVNSDSAHIKSEKNFQAVSQGTVPSSVMSAVNTVCNTKTDAFTSAATAPSVSSWGGSEIIYSLSNTILASKSLECTSSKSVSHSVAHTQECTVSIAAPVTPASSKTGSAVQPSSGFSGTTDFIHLKKHKAALAAAQYKSSNVSETEPNAAKNQTSSASHLLDSTVVCSTINKADSVGNGQASQTSQPNYHTKLKKAWLTRHSEEDKNTNKMENSGSSVSEIIKPCSVNLIASTSNDLQNSVDSKIIVDKYVKDDKVNRRKAKRTYESGSESGDSDESESKSEQRTKRQPKPTYKKKQNDLQKRKGEMEEDLKPNGILSRSAKEKSKLKLQSNNNSAGIPRSVLKDWRKVKKLKQTGESFLQDDSCCEIGPNLQKCRECRLIRSKKGEEPAHSPVFCRFYYFRRLSFSKNGVVRIDGFSSPDQYDDEAMSLWTHENYEDDELDIETSKYILDIIGDKFCQLVTSEKTALSWVKKDAKIAWKRAVRGVREMCDACEATLFNIHWVCQKCGFVVCLDCYKAKERKSSRDKELYAWMKCVKGQPHDHKHLMPTQIIPGSVLTDLLDAMHTLREKYGIKSHCHCTNKQNIQVGNFSPMNGVSQVLQNVLNHSNKISLCMPESQQQSAPQKPESNGSSSPGSDVSTDSKLAPPESQSPLHWLADLAEQKAREEKKENKEFALEKQIKEEREQDDPDSPNSRTSPPVSQNNEQGSTLRDLLTTTAGKLRVGSTDAGIAFAPVYSMGTPSGKSGRTMPNILDDIIASVVENKIPPNKASKINVKSEFKEEPKESRKSATDANNRSYSDIPHSWICEKHILWLKDYKNINNWKLFKECWKYGQPAVVSGVHKKMNISLWKADSISLDFGDHQADLLNCKDSIISNANVKEFWDGFEEVSKRQKTKSGETVVLKLKDCPSGEDFKTMMPARYEDLLKSLPLPEYCNPEGRFNLASHLPGFFVRPDLGPRLCSAYGVAAAKDHDIGTTNLHVEVSDVVNILVYVGIAKGNGILSKAGILKKFEEEDLDDILRKRLKDSSEIPGALWHIYAGKDVDKIREFLQKISKEQGLEVLPEHDPIRDQSWYVNRKLRQRLLEEYGVKTCTLVQFLGDAIVLPAGALHQVQNFHSCIQVTEDFVSPEHLVQSFHLTQELRLLKEEINYDDKLQVKNILYHAVKEMVRALKIHEDEVEAMEEN